The following is a genomic window from Geoalkalibacter halelectricus.
CGCACCGCGCAGGCCGGATTTTCCGGACGACAGTGCGGATCGACCTTGAGCACCTGGTGCGCCCAGGCCAGGGTCGGGCCGATGCGCTGCGCTCCACCGACCAGCCCGCGCAGGACCAGCACCGCGCGCGGCTCTCCCAAGCGCTCCAGATCCGCGGCGTAGGTGCGCAGGGTCTCCATGGGCATGGAGGAGGAGACAAAGAGATAGAGCCGTTCATCGGGCCGCAGAAAACCTTTTTCCGCAGCGCCCTCGGGCGGGTCCGGCTGCCCGGTGAACAGCTCCTCCTCGACGCGGCGGCGCTCGCGTTCGAGGGTCGCGCGATATTCGGGCGACTCCAGAAGCGACCAAACGGCCGCCGCCGCTGCCGGGTCGATAGCCTCAGGCCCGGCTTCGGGACAGAACTGGCGATAGGCGCGCGAGCGCTCCAGCAGGCCCTCCACCAGCGCCTCATCGGGGGCCTGGGCGAGAGCGCCATGGGCCGACAGGGCGGCGAGGAGCGCGATCAGTAGGTGACGCCGACGCAGCATGTGGTCTTCCTGTGCAGCATCCAGAGAAAATTCTCCGGCGCGTTGGGGCCAGCGCCCTGGGGCGGGTTTTTGCCCGACCCCCACAACAGGTCGCTGCGGCCGATGGGCACGCTGGTGGCGCCGCGCACCGGGCGCACGATCTGCAAGCGGTAATGGCTCTTTACCCAGATGGGGGTGGCCACGGCGCCGCAGGGGTTGAGGGCGCGGTCAAACAGCAGCATCTCGCGACCGAGCTTGAACAGCAGCCGCGCGGCCAACCCCGCGTTGGCGGTGGTGGGGTTGCTCTCGGCGATGGTGCCGCTCAGGGGGTAGCTGCTGCCCCAGCTGCCCATGCACCAGAACAGCGCATCCAGGGGAAAGCCCGTGTTGGCCGCCGTGCTGTCGCTCAGGCAGGCGAGCTGCGCGGCGGGGCTGCCGAACAAAAGCGCCTCGGGGTTGATGAGAAAGGCGAGGGCGTCGTTGCTCCACAGCGGATCGACCTCGGTCATGTAGGCCAGATCGAAGCCGCCCTGCTCCAGGCACGGAAAATCCGCGAACAGATCGAGCAGGCTCCAGGCGGGAAACACGTAGTAGTGCGCCTGCTGAAAGGTCGAGGCCGCGCCGGTGGTCTGCTGGGTGCTCTGCGCGCCGCCCAGAAGCCCCGGCTGGGGGTTGCTGAGCTGGGCGCCGAGGGCCGGAAAGCAGTAGGGGTCCTTGACCGTCTCGATCATGCGCGAAGGTTCCCAGAAGCTCGCCGTGAGCCCCACCGTCAGGGAACCCCCCGACCCGCAGGCGCACACCGGCGAGGAGAGCCGATCGGCCGGGACATCCTCGCCCGCGGCCAGGGTGACGCCGCCGATGCGCAAGGGAAAGGCGCACTGCCAGCACACATCGGTGACGGGATTAAGGGGCCTGCCGCGACACAGGGCCTGCGCCTGGCTGGCCGCAAAGAGCAGAAGCAAAACCACGCCGAGGCTAGTCGCGAGTCGATGCGGGAACAATTTCTCGTACCTCCAGGTAGCGCCCCTTGGGGCTTAGGATGCAAGGGACGGCGGAGAGCGAGAGGCGCTCGGCCGTCGGGCGATCGAGGTAGAACACCCGGCGCCCGAGGCGCGCGCCGATGGCCTGGTGATCGCCCCCCGTGAGCAGCACCAGGGCTTGGGCGCCCCCGGCAAGCAGGGGCAGCCGCTCCAGCCAGGCGAGGTGCTCGGGGTTGTCGCCGTCGACGACCACCAGGGTCGGCACCGCGTCCAGGTAATCCAGGGGATTGAAGCGAAATCCCGCCGGATAGAGCAGGGCGCCCTGCCCGTCGACGAGGTCGCGCTCCAGGCGATAGCTCGGATCGACCAGAAAGATTCGCTCCTCGCGGGCCGGCGGCAGACGCGCGGGCTGCGCGGGTCGGTACTCACCGGGGCGGGGGCTTGTGAGCTTTGTTTCCCAGTCGATCTCTCGCGCCCGCTCCTCGATCTCTTCGAGGGCGTCGCGCTCGGCGATGGGGTAGAGCGCTCCCACCCGGCCGAGGGACCGGGCGTGGCCGGGCGGCGCCTGCGTCGCGAGGAGCAGGGCCGCAAGAGTCGCCGCAACCGCCCAGGCGCGCCCCATCAGCGGATCATCCGGTAGTGCTCCTCGATGCGCCGCTCGATGGTTTGCCGCGCTTCGGGGAGGCGCTCTTGCAGGCCGCGCTGGATGTGACCGAAATACTCGCTCAGGTCGATGCGGGCGAAATCGAGCATCTGAAACTCCTCCGGGGTGAAGCCGCGACAGTTGGGGCTTTGCGCATGGCCCCAGCCGCCGTCGGGGCCGAAGCTCTTGAGCTGGGGGCGACCCTGTTCGTGAATGATGCGCGCGAGCTTCGAGTTGAAGCAGCAAAAGCCGCGCGCCCGCTGCACGCAGCCGATGCCCGACCAGCGCCGCTCGCAATATTGGCCGAGATAGCGGCAGTAGCCCGAGGCGTCGAGCAGGGCGGCTTCCACGTCCGGCCGGCCGCAGCCGTCGCCGAAGAGCACCTGCATGGCGACATGGACCGCCGCCGCCACCGCGATGGTCGTCGGGTTGAGCAGCGCTCCGGCATAGGTGCTCATCCCCGCGCCGAGCGCGCCCTGGGTTCCGGCCCCGGCGGCCGCCGCCTGGGAGGCGCTCGCGACCCCCTGGCCCACGGCGGAGGTGGCGCCGAAGCTTGTCACCGCGCTTCCCGTGGCGACATTGGTCACCACCAGCTGGGTGCCGACGCTGGTCGCCGCGTAGGCCCCGCTCGCCACCTGATAGCCGTAGTAGGCGACCTGGCTCATCTCATAGGCGGTCTGCACCCCGGTGATCATCTGCGAGAGGCTCACCCCCGTGGTGGAGTCGCTGAGGACTTGCGCATCGTTGCGGCAGCAGTTGTTGGTCAGCCCCACCGTGACGCCCGGCGGGCGGCATTTGCTGTTCTTGCCCGAGAAGATGTAGAGCTCGCCCAGGCAACTGCCGCTTGCGTCGCGCGCCCCGTCGTCGAGGTGCATGGCGCCTGACCAGGGCTCCTCGATGACGCTCTCGGGAAGCGAGACATCGACGCAGGTCGCCGCCGAACAGCGCATCTGCCCCGCGCCCGCGTCCAGGCAGGCGTATTGCTCGCCCAGCGGACAGACAAAGCGCGGCTGCGCCACGCACAACCCGCTTGGCGCATCGAGCTCCCCGGCCGCGCAGGAAGAATCGAGCGGCTCGCCGTTCGCCCCCAGGCACCGCCCGCTCACTGGGTCATAGACGCTCTGCGCGGGACAGAGGGGCTGTTCGCAGCGCGTGTTTTGCGCCGAAAATTCCAGCGGCTCGGGACACTGCTCCAGGCAGGCGCGGCTGCCCAGGGGGCAGAACCAGGCGGGGTTGTGCGGGTCGTCGCCGAGGGCGAGGCACAGGGCCGTTTCACCGGGTCCGTCGAGGTAGCCGTCGCCGTTGAGATCGAGCCCGCACATCCAGGCGCCTTGCGCCGCCAGGGGCAGGGCGCACAGCAGGGCGGCCGAAAGCAGCAATCTAATTCTCATCAGCGCCTCCTCTCAAGGCAGGCTCTTGGCGGCGCCGTCCGAGCAGATCTGGTCGCGCCCCGCCAGGCGCAGGGTCTGCATGATGGCGGCGGCCTCGGCGAACTCGTTGAGGCAGCGGCAATCCTGCACGATCTCCTCGCCCGGCTCGACGGGGCAGCGCATCTCGCGGCAGGGCCGGTAGAAGAACTCAAAGCTCAGGGGCTCGGTGCGGGCCTGGACGGCGGTGCCCGCCACCGCCACCTGCGCCTCGACCTTGGGCCTGCGCGTCTTGCACACCGGCTCGCACTCCTCGATCACGGCCGCCTGCGGCAGGTCCGCCGCGTGGGACGAATCCACCCAGGCGCCCTGGGCGTCGCGGCGGCGATCCTCGAAGCTCAGCCGCCCTTGCGCCTCCGCGGTGCTGGTGACGACGGCCGCCAGGCGCTCCTTGAGGTCGGCGAAGTCATGGCCGCCCGGCTGCTCGCACAGGTAGGTGCGATCCCTGGACCACCAGGGCCGCTCGAAGGTCTGGCCGCGACGGCTCTCGCGGATCAGGCGCACGCGAAACTCGCTGTTGAGGGAATGCTTGCCCGGGTCGTAGCCGCCGCCGGAGATGCGAAAGCCGTGCGCGCCGTCGCTCGGCACCGCGTAGGCGAACACGAAATAGGGATGGCCGATGTTCCAGCAGAGGGTGTAGGCGCCTCCGTCGGTCCGGTCGCCGACGATCTCGCCGTCCTCGGTCTCGACCCTGAGTTTGACCACCGTGTGCTGGCAGCCCGAGGGGGTGGTGTGCTGGGTCTTGACGATGCTGAAGGCCAGGGTGTCGCCGGCGCGCAGATCGACGAAGCGCTCGAAGACCGAGGCGTTGATGTTCTCCCAGCCCACCGCATGGCGCCACAGCAGGGAGTTGTGCAAAAAGGAGCTGCCCGCCACATAGCGGCCCTGGGGCAGGGGAGCAAGGCCCGTGGGGTTGAACTGCCGGTAGGTGGCGACGCCGTCGACCAGCTCCTGCTCCAGGCGGCAGGTGCGATCATCCTCGAGGGTTCGGCAGGTGTCGCTGAGGATCTCGCGGTAGAGATCGTAGTTGCGCCGACAGATCCCGTCGGCGCCGATCTCCTGTAGAACCGGCGGCAGGATGGTCTCGGGCAGGGGATCGTCGCAGCGGTCGTGGATCTCGCTCACCTGGATCACCCGGCGCATGGCGCAGGCTCTCTTCTCGCCCGCCGTGCCGCGCTCGGAGAGTCCCGCCAGCAGCCGGTAGGGGCTTAAAGGGTCGGGCGTCTGGGCGGCGAGGCGCTCATCGAGGGCATCGGCGAGAAGAAAGGGATCGCTCAGATAGCGCGTCTCGGGCAAGGGGGCGCCTGCCGCAGGGGGCTTGTCGGCGGACGGCAGAGGCCGGGCGCGATCCTGACCGAAATAGGCGATGCGCGGGCCGTCGATCTCCACCTGGGAGACGGCGAAGTGGGGATGGGCTGCTTGCAGGGCGCCCACCGCGCCGCCGCCCAGGGTGTTGAGCACCTGGGGCAGGTTGCGCCACACCAGGGTGTCGCCGCAGGCGTTGTTGATGCAATAGCAGCCGCCCAGATCGAACACCTGGGCCGGTTGGAGAAAAAGCCGCCCGTCGTCGCGCGTCCCCCACAGGAAATGGCGGCACTGCTCCCAGGTGCCGGGCGTGCAGGAGATCACCCCGTTGGCGCACACGCCCGAGACCGCGAAGGGCAGTTGCTCGACGGCTTCGAGTCGGCCGGTGAAGTCGAGATCCTGGGCGATGATGACCTGGGTCAGATCGCCCGTGGCGCCCGGCTGCGCGAAAACTTCCAGCAAGCGGCGCGAGGAGGGAAAACTGAGCTGCGCCGAAAAACGGGTGGCGCCGTCCAGGGTGGCGAGCTGCGCCTCGCTGGAGAGC
Proteins encoded in this region:
- a CDS encoding type-F conjugative transfer system pilin assembly protein TrbC; the encoded protein is MLRRRHLLIALLAALSAHGALAQAPDEALVEGLLERSRAYRQFCPEAGPEAIDPAAAAAVWSLLESPEYRATLERERRRVEEELFTGQPDPPEGAAEKGFLRPDERLYLFVSSSMPMETLRTYAADLERLGEPRAVLVLRGLVGGAQRIGPTLAWAHQVLKVDPHCRPENPACAVRSIQLLIDPLLFRRYGVAQVPALVVARGVRVYDPSLSEGLEQAADLEDYFMLIGDARLDYMLEKIERERGEKFAPSGLLGTE
- a CDS encoding TraU family protein, which gives rise to MFPHRLATSLGVVLLLLFAASQAQALCRGRPLNPVTDVCWQCAFPLRIGGVTLAAGEDVPADRLSSPVCACGSGGSLTVGLTASFWEPSRMIETVKDPYCFPALGAQLSNPQPGLLGGAQSTQQTTGAASTFQQAHYYVFPAWSLLDLFADFPCLEQGGFDLAYMTEVDPLWSNDALAFLINPEALLFGSPAAQLACLSDSTAANTGFPLDALFWCMGSWGSSYPLSGTIAESNPTTANAGLAARLLFKLGREMLLFDRALNPCGAVATPIWVKSHYRLQIVRPVRGATSVPIGRSDLLWGSGKNPPQGAGPNAPENFLWMLHRKTTCCVGVTY
- the traN gene encoding conjugal transfer protein TraN gives rise to the protein MRIRLLLSAALLCALPLAAQGAWMCGLDLNGDGYLDGPGETALCLALGDDPHNPAWFCPLGSRACLEQCPEPLEFSAQNTRCEQPLCPAQSVYDPVSGRCLGANGEPLDSSCAAGELDAPSGLCVAQPRFVCPLGEQYACLDAGAGQMRCSAATCVDVSLPESVIEEPWSGAMHLDDGARDASGSCLGELYIFSGKNSKCRPPGVTVGLTNNCCRNDAQVLSDSTTGVSLSQMITGVQTAYEMSQVAYYGYQVASGAYAATSVGTQLVVTNVATGSAVTSFGATSAVGQGVASASQAAAAGAGTQGALGAGMSTYAGALLNPTTIAVAAAVHVAMQVLFGDGCGRPDVEAALLDASGYCRYLGQYCERRWSGIGCVQRARGFCCFNSKLARIIHEQGRPQLKSFGPDGGWGHAQSPNCRGFTPEEFQMLDFARIDLSEYFGHIQRGLQERLPEARQTIERRIEEHYRMIR